The proteins below are encoded in one region of Neisseria macacae ATCC 33926:
- a CDS encoding IS3 family transposase, which yields MLYARRGRLPKGVKSPQPKTDRKGQSQTVQTLRAQHPLKYLLHIANLPKSSFYYHHQDRPDPDAADKALLVETYRRHKGRYGQRRIAAALGWNRKKVARLMKQLELKALIRAKKAYRHPAMGEISENLLKRLFKAEKPNEKWLTDVTELKGKDGKLYLSPILDLFNREIVAYAMSRNANSEMVKEMLEKAAPRLTAKGTMLHSDQGVLYRTAGYRELLAEHSMVQSMSRKANCWDNAPMESFFAVLKTECFYNAGELTVDELMKQIDDYMDYYNRERCSLKLKKLSPVAYRTQLAQSA from the coding sequence GTGCTATATGCGCGCAGAGGTCGCCTACCTAAAGGAGTTAAAAGCCCTCAGCCAAAAACAGACCGAAAAGGACAAAGCCAAACCGTCCAAACACTGAGGGCGCAACACCCGCTCAAATACCTGCTGCACATCGCAAACCTGCCCAAAAGCAGCTTTTACTACCATCACCAAGACCGACCCGATCCCGACGCAGCCGACAAAGCCCTCCTTGTCGAAACCTACCGGCGGCATAAAGGACGCTACGGGCAAAGGCGCATTGCCGCCGCATTGGGTTGGAACCGCAAAAAAGTGGCGCGGTTGATGAAGCAGTTGGAACTGAAAGCCCTCATACGGGCGAAAAAAGCCTACCGCCATCCCGCCATGGGCGAAATATCGGAAAACCTCCTCAAACGCCTATTCAAAGCTGAAAAGCCCAACGAAAAATGGCTGACCGACGTTACCGAACTCAAAGGGAAGGACGGCAAACTGTACCTCTCGCCGATCTTGGACTTGTTCAACCGGGAAATCGTCGCCTACGCCATGAGCCGCAATGCCAACAGCGAAATGGTGAAGGAAATGCTCGAAAAAGCCGCCCCCCGTCTGACTGCTAAAGGAACGATGCTTCATTCGGACCAAGGTGTGCTGTACCGTACGGCGGGGTATAGGGAATTGCTTGCGGAGCATTCCATGGTTCAAAGCATGTCGCGAAAGGCGAACTGTTGGGACAATGCGCCGATGGAAAGCTTCTTTGCGGTGTTGAAGACGGAGTGTTTCTATAACGCAGGTGAATTGACGGTAGATGAATTGATGAAGCAGATAGATGACTATATGGATTACTACAACCGGGAGCGTTGCAGTTTGAAATTGAAAAAGCTGAGTCCTGTCGCATACAGAACCCAGCTTGCACAGAGCGCCTGA
- a CDS encoding helix-turn-helix domain-containing protein: protein MSKYTLHFKYQAVLHYLHIRSQQRTADHYGISRTHLRRWIRAYQEGGIGALEHPQSKTMPQHRKNPFIADKPDQEKTQAELIEELCYMRAEVAYLKELKALSQKQTEKDKAKPSKH, encoded by the coding sequence ATGAGCAAATATACATTACACTTCAAATACCAAGCCGTACTCCACTACCTGCATATACGCAGCCAACAACGTACCGCAGACCACTACGGCATTTCCCGAACCCACCTGAGACGATGGATACGCGCCTATCAAGAAGGCGGTATCGGCGCACTCGAACATCCCCAATCCAAAACCATGCCCCAACACCGCAAAAACCCCTTCATCGCAGATAAACCCGATCAAGAAAAAACACAGGCAGAGCTTATCGAAGAGTTGTGCTATATGCGCGCAGAGGTCGCCTACCTAAAGGAGTTAAAAGCCCTCAGCCAAAAACAGACCGAAAAGGACAAAGCCAAACCGTCCAAACACTGA
- the murJ gene encoding murein biosynthesis integral membrane protein MurJ translates to MNLLGALAKVGSLTMVSRILGFLRDTVIARAFGAGMATDAFFVAFKLPNLLRRVFAEGAFAQAFVPILAEYKETRSKEATEAFIRHVAGMLSFVLVIVTALGILAAPWVIWASAPGFAKDADKFQLSIDLLRITFPYILLISLSSFVGSILNSYHKFSIPAFTPTFLNISFIVFSLYFIPYFDPPVTALAWAVFVGGILQLGFQLPWLAKLGFLKLPKLNFQDRAVNRVMKQMAPAILGVSVAQISLVINTIFASYLQSGSVSWMYYADRLMELPSGVLGAALGTILLPTLSKHAANQNTEQFSGLLDWGLRLCMLLTLPAAVGLAVLSFPLVATLFMYREFTLFDAQMTQHALIAYSFGLIGLIMIKVLAPGFYARQNIKTPVKIAIFTLVCTQLMNLAFIGPLKHVGLSLAIGLGACINAGLLFFLLCKHGIYQPGKGWRSFLSKMLLSLVVMGGGLWAAQTYLPFEWVHVGGLRKAGQLCILIAIGGGLYFVSLAALGFRPRDFKRVEAH, encoded by the coding sequence ATGAATTTGTTAGGGGCTTTGGCCAAGGTCGGCAGTTTGACGATGGTGTCGCGCATACTTGGATTTTTGCGCGATACGGTAATTGCCCGAGCGTTTGGTGCAGGTATGGCAACCGACGCCTTTTTTGTGGCGTTCAAACTGCCGAACCTGCTGCGCCGCGTATTTGCGGAAGGGGCGTTTGCCCAGGCTTTTGTGCCGATTTTGGCGGAATATAAGGAAACGCGTTCGAAAGAAGCGACGGAGGCGTTTATCCGCCATGTGGCGGGGATGCTGTCGTTTGTCCTGGTTATCGTTACCGCGCTGGGTATTCTTGCCGCGCCTTGGGTGATTTGGGCTTCCGCGCCCGGGTTTGCCAAGGATGCGGACAAATTCCAGCTTTCCATCGATTTGCTGCGGATTACGTTTCCTTATATCTTATTGATTTCGTTGTCTTCCTTTGTCGGTTCGATACTGAATTCTTATCATAAGTTCAGCATCCCCGCGTTTACGCCGACGTTTTTGAATATTTCTTTTATCGTCTTTTCGCTGTATTTCATACCGTATTTTGATCCTCCCGTTACCGCGCTGGCTTGGGCGGTCTTTGTCGGCGGGATTTTGCAGCTTGGCTTTCAGCTCCCTTGGTTGGCGAAACTGGGTTTTTTGAAACTGCCTAAGCTGAATTTTCAAGATAGGGCGGTCAACCGCGTGATGAAACAGATGGCGCCTGCGATTTTGGGCGTGAGCGTGGCGCAGATTTCTTTGGTGATCAACACGATTTTTGCGTCTTATCTGCAATCGGGCAGCGTTTCGTGGATGTATTACGCCGACCGCCTGATGGAATTGCCCAGCGGTGTTTTGGGTGCGGCGCTCGGTACGATTTTGCTGCCGACTTTGTCCAAGCATGCAGCCAATCAGAATACAGAGCAGTTTTCCGGACTGCTCGACTGGGGTTTGCGCCTGTGTATGCTGCTGACCCTGCCGGCGGCGGTCGGGTTGGCAGTATTGTCGTTCCCGTTGGTGGCGACGCTGTTTATGTACCGCGAATTTACGCTGTTTGACGCGCAGATGACGCAACATGCGCTGATTGCCTACTCTTTCGGCTTAATCGGCTTAATCATGATTAAAGTGTTGGCACCCGGTTTCTATGCACGGCAAAACATTAAAACGCCCGTCAAAATCGCCATCTTTACGCTCGTCTGCACACAGTTGATGAACCTCGCCTTTATCGGCCCTCTGAAACACGTCGGGCTTTCGCTTGCCATCGGTTTGGGCGCGTGTATCAATGCGGGATTGTTGTTCTTCCTTTTGTGTAAACACGGTATTTACCAACCCGGTAAAGGGTGGAGGAGTTTCCTAAGTAAAATGCTACTGTCGCTTGTCGTAATGGGCGGCGGGCTGTGGGCTGCGCAGACTTACCTGCCGTTTGAGTGGGTGCATGTCGGCGGTTTGCGCAAAGCAGGACAGTTGTGCATCTTGATTGCGATAGGCGGCGGTTTGTATTTCGTGTCGCTGGCTGCGCTGGGTTTCCGACCGAGAGATTTCAAACGGGTGGAAGCACATTAG
- a CDS encoding NADH-quinone oxidoreductase subunit A: MLASYFPVLVFILVGLAAGVLFILLGTILGPKHHYAEKDAAYECGFEAFENARMKFDVRYYLVAILFILFDLEVAFMLPWAVVFKDLGAYGFWSMLVFIVVLTVGFVYEWKKGALEWE, from the coding sequence ATGTTGGCCAGTTACTTTCCCGTCCTTGTATTCATCCTCGTCGGCCTTGCGGCCGGCGTGCTGTTTATCCTGCTCGGCACGATTTTAGGTCCGAAACACCACTACGCCGAAAAAGACGCGGCTTACGAATGTGGTTTCGAAGCCTTTGAAAACGCCAGGATGAAGTTTGACGTGCGTTATTATCTCGTCGCCATCTTGTTCATCCTCTTCGATTTGGAGGTTGCGTTTATGCTGCCGTGGGCGGTGGTGTTCAAAGATTTGGGCGCATACGGCTTCTGGTCTATGCTGGTGTTTATCGTCGTTCTGACGGTAGGCTTTGTTTACGAATGGAAAAAAGGTGCGCTGGAATGGGAATAG
- a CDS encoding NADH-quinone oxidoreductase subunit C: MASIHKLYETVVRILGDQASKVISALGEITVECLPEHYVSVMTTLRDHEELHFELLVDLCGVDYSTYKNEAWQGKRFAVVSQLLSLKNNQRIRVRVWVSDDDFPVVESVVPVYNSADWYEREAFDLYGIMFNNHPDLRRILTDYGFVGHPFRKDFPISGYVEMRYDEEQKRVIYQPVTIEPREITPRIVREENYGGQ; the protein is encoded by the coding sequence ATGGCAAGCATCCACAAATTATACGAAACCGTCGTCCGCATTTTGGGCGATCAGGCAAGCAAAGTCATTTCCGCTTTGGGCGAGATTACCGTCGAGTGTCTGCCCGAACACTATGTTTCAGTGATGACTACGTTGCGCGACCATGAAGAACTGCATTTCGAGCTTTTGGTAGATTTGTGCGGCGTCGATTACAGCACTTACAAAAACGAAGCATGGCAGGGCAAACGCTTCGCCGTTGTCAGCCAGCTTCTTTCTCTGAAAAACAACCAACGCATCCGCGTGCGCGTCTGGGTTTCAGACGACGATTTCCCCGTGGTCGAATCCGTGGTTCCCGTTTACAACAGCGCGGATTGGTACGAGCGCGAAGCCTTCGATTTGTACGGCATCATGTTCAACAACCATCCCGACCTGCGCCGCATCCTGACCGATTATGGTTTTGTCGGACATCCTTTCCGCAAAGACTTCCCGATTTCCGGCTATGTCGAAATGCGTTACGATGAAGAGCAAAAACGCGTGATTTACCAACCTGTTACCATCGAGCCGCGCGAAATCACGCCGCGTATCGTCCGTGAGGAGAACTACGGTGGCCAATAA
- a CDS encoding NuoB/complex I 20 kDa subunit family protein gives MGIEGVLKKGFITTSADTVLNYMRTGSLWPVTFGLACCAVEMMHAGMARYDLDRFGIIFRPSPRQADLMIVAGTLTNKMAPALRRVYDQLAEPRWVLSMGSCANGGGYYHYSYSVVRGADRVVPVDVYVPGCPPTAEALIYGLMQLQQKIKRTSTIARDE, from the coding sequence ATGGGAATAGAAGGCGTTTTGAAAAAAGGTTTCATCACCACCAGCGCGGATACGGTGCTGAACTATATGCGTACCGGTTCGCTGTGGCCGGTTACTTTCGGCCTGGCCTGCTGCGCCGTGGAAATGATGCACGCGGGTATGGCGCGTTACGACCTTGACCGTTTCGGCATTATTTTCCGTCCGTCTCCCCGTCAGGCCGACCTGATGATTGTGGCGGGTACGCTGACCAATAAAATGGCGCCCGCCCTGCGCCGCGTGTACGACCAGCTCGCTGAGCCGCGTTGGGTGTTGTCTATGGGTTCGTGTGCCAACGGCGGTGGCTACTATCATTATTCTTATTCCGTCGTGCGCGGTGCCGACCGCGTCGTGCCGGTAGACGTTTATGTGCCGGGTTGTCCGCCGACTGCGGAAGCCCTGATTTACGGCCTGATGCAGCTCCAACAAAAAATCAAGCGCACTTCCACCATCGCGCGGGACGAGTAG
- a CDS encoding ribonuclease catalytic domain-containing protein, with protein MNIFYEESGQFKVAAIVQKNDATYQVDTQHGKRTKVKANNVFAEFDGDMAAFLENAQAQAADIDTDLLWEVCGEEEFSAEAIAEEYYGHAPTKTELAATLIALYAAPMYFYKKAKGVFKAAPEKTLKQALAAIERKKQQDAQIDTWVEALKRGEMPSEITADLKTILHAPDKQSLTYKAFTKAADALKTSAYELAKKTGGITSIPQYLQDGFEIKYFPKGTGFPDLALPEMPDLPKADVTAFSIDDESTTEVDDALSLTDLGNGMKRVGIHIAAPSLAIKPGDKMEKNIMERLSTVYFPGGKITMLPENWIAAFSLDAGAYRPAVSIYFDVDSEFNVGEPTCKIEAVNIAENLRIQTIEPHFNAETGLDEAGEMMFAHHQDLIWFHQFAVALQKARGKYEPDRAPQYDYSIELDEEGKVSVVHRERGSPIDMLVSEMMILANSTWAQMLHDNDLPGLFRVQPAGKVRMSTKSEPHIGMGVQHYGWFTSPLRRAADYINQKQLLSLIDDSAEPLFQQSDAELFAALRDFDTAYAAYADFQRQMEAYWSLVYLQQQGTSELTATILKEDLVRIEGLPLVTRATGIPFDALPKSQVLLKITELDPEKQFIALNYVKAVAPAVA; from the coding sequence ATGAATATCTTTTACGAAGAGTCCGGCCAATTCAAAGTCGCCGCCATCGTCCAAAAAAACGACGCCACCTACCAAGTCGATACCCAACACGGCAAGCGCACCAAAGTGAAGGCGAACAACGTCTTTGCCGAGTTCGACGGCGATATGGCGGCGTTTTTGGAGAACGCGCAGGCGCAGGCGGCGGACATCGACACCGATTTATTGTGGGAAGTATGCGGCGAAGAAGAATTTTCCGCCGAGGCGATTGCCGAAGAATATTACGGACATGCACCGACCAAAACCGAGCTGGCGGCGACCTTGATTGCGCTTTACGCCGCGCCGATGTATTTCTACAAAAAAGCCAAAGGCGTGTTTAAAGCCGCGCCCGAAAAAACTTTGAAACAAGCGCTTGCCGCCATCGAACGCAAAAAACAGCAAGACGCGCAAATCGACACTTGGGTGGAAGCCTTGAAACGCGGCGAGATGCCGTCTGAAATCACGGCGGATTTGAAAACCATCCTGCACGCGCCCGACAAGCAGTCGCTGACCTACAAAGCCTTTACCAAAGCCGCCGACGCGCTGAAAACCTCCGCCTACGAATTGGCGAAAAAAACAGGCGGCATTACGTCCATTCCGCAATACCTGCAAGACGGTTTTGAAATCAAATACTTCCCCAAAGGCACAGGCTTCCCCGACCTTGCCCTTCCCGAAATGCCCGACTTGCCTAAGGCCGACGTTACCGCCTTTTCCATTGACGACGAATCGACCACCGAAGTGGACGACGCTTTAAGCCTGACCGATTTGGGCAACGGCATGAAGCGCGTCGGTATCCACATCGCCGCGCCGTCGCTTGCCATTAAACCAGGCGACAAAATGGAAAAAAACATCATGGAACGCTTGAGCACGGTCTATTTCCCCGGCGGCAAAATCACCATGCTGCCTGAAAACTGGATTGCCGCATTCAGCCTCGATGCGGGCGCGTACCGTCCTGCCGTCAGCATTTATTTTGATGTGGACAGCGAGTTCAACGTCGGCGAGCCGACCTGCAAAATCGAAGCCGTCAACATCGCCGAAAATCTGCGCATCCAAACCATCGAGCCGCATTTCAACGCCGAAACCGGCTTGGACGAAGCCGGCGAAATGATGTTCGCCCATCATCAAGACCTGATTTGGTTCCACCAATTCGCCGTTGCCCTGCAAAAAGCGCGCGGCAAATACGAACCCGACCGCGCGCCGCAATACGATTACAGCATCGAATTGGATGAGGAAGGCAAAGTATCCGTCGTCCACCGCGAACGCGGTTCGCCCATCGATATGCTGGTCAGCGAAATGATGATTTTGGCTAACAGCACTTGGGCGCAGATGCTCCATGACAACGACCTGCCCGGCCTCTTCCGCGTCCAACCCGCCGGAAAAGTGCGCATGAGCACCAAATCCGAGCCGCACATCGGCATGGGTGTGCAGCATTACGGCTGGTTCACCTCGCCACTGCGTCGTGCCGCCGACTACATCAACCAAAAACAACTCCTCAGCTTGATAGACGACTCCGCCGAGCCGCTCTTCCAGCAAAGCGATGCCGAACTCTTCGCCGCACTGCGCGATTTCGACACCGCCTACGCCGCCTACGCCGATTTCCAACGGCAGATGGAAGCCTACTGGAGCCTCGTGTACCTGCAACAGCAAGGCACAAGCGAGCTGACCGCAACCATCCTCAAAGAAGACCTCGTCCGTATCGAAGGCCTGCCGCTGGTAACCCGCGCCACCGGCATCCCGTTCGACGCGCTGCCCAAATCGCAAGTCCTGCTCAAAATCACCGAGCTTGATCCCGAAAAGCAGTTTATCGCGCTGAACTATGTGAAAGCCGTTGCCCCTGCAGTTGCGTAA
- the pyrH gene encoding UMP kinase — translation MTQQIKYKRVLLKLSGESLMGSDPFGINHDTIVQTVGEIAEIVKMGVQVGIVVGGGNIFRGVSAQAGSMDRATADYMGMMATVMNALALKDAFETLGIKARVQSALSMQQIAETYARPKAIQYLEEGKVVIFAAGTGNPFFTTDTAAALRGAEMNCDVMLKATNVDGVYTADPKKDPSATRYETITFDEALNKNLKVMDATAFALCRERKLNIVVFGIAKQGSLKRVITGEDEGTLVHC, via the coding sequence ATGACACAGCAAATCAAATACAAACGCGTATTACTGAAACTCTCCGGCGAATCCCTGATGGGTTCCGACCCTTTCGGCATCAACCATGACACCATCGTCCAAACCGTCGGTGAAATCGCCGAAATCGTCAAAATGGGCGTACAAGTCGGCATCGTTGTCGGCGGCGGCAACATCTTCCGCGGCGTATCCGCCCAAGCAGGCAGCATGGACCGCGCCACCGCAGACTACATGGGCATGATGGCGACCGTCATGAACGCACTCGCCCTCAAAGATGCCTTCGAAACCCTCGGCATCAAAGCGCGCGTGCAATCCGCACTTTCCATGCAGCAAATCGCTGAAACCTACGCCCGTCCCAAAGCCATCCAATACCTTGAAGAAGGCAAAGTCGTGATTTTCGCCGCCGGTACGGGCAACCCGTTCTTCACCACCGACACCGCCGCCGCCCTGCGCGGAGCCGAAATGAACTGCGACGTCATGCTCAAAGCCACCAACGTGGACGGCGTTTATACCGCAGACCCGAAAAAAGACCCGTCCGCCACACGTTACGAAACCATTACCTTTGACGAAGCCTTGAACAAAAACCTCAAAGTCATGGATGCGACCGCCTTCGCCCTCTGCCGCGAACGCAAACTCAACATCGTCGTCTTCGGCATCGCCAAACAAGGCTCGCTCAAACGCGTCATTACCGGCGAAGACGAAGGCACGCTGGTTCACTGCTGA